A stretch of Labrus mixtus chromosome 7, fLabMix1.1, whole genome shotgun sequence DNA encodes these proteins:
- the comtb gene encoding catechol O-methyltransferase B isoform X1 — MLGPSGEKMNMLSTQESHFKYNACRDWVCCAFLACSDSAELREGDGRKRREELVSYICAYMSGCERTPTFSTRSERRMWLTLLYSCSGGAALLYALYRWLIPAAVQYHGGLALIWHDVIVERMLDTLTQSTRPQRLLNAVQKNATRGDPRSVVKAIDQFCRQKEWAMNVGDEKGCILDSVVSEVNPGAVLELGTYCGYSTVRIASLLPPNAKLITLEFNPDFAAIARQVIAWAGLEEKVQLVVGASGDWIPKMKEHFGLNTFDLVFLDHWKDRYLPDTKLMEECGLLRKGSILLADNVICPGAPDYLEYVRSSPQYESQYFKSHLEYTKVEDGLEKSVFLG, encoded by the exons ATGTTAGGCCCTTCTGGAGAAAAGATGAACATGTTATCAACACAGGAAAGCCATTTCAAATATAA tGCCTGTAGAGATTGGGTCTGTTGTGCATTCCTTGCATGCTCAGATTCAGCAGAGCTCCGAGAGGGGGatggaaggaagaggagggaggagttaGTCTCATATATATGCGCGTATATGTCCGGCTGTGAGAGAACTCCCACATTTTCCACCAGAAGCGAGAGGAG GATGTGGCTGACTCTTCTTTACAGTTGCAGCGGTGGAGCAGCTCTTCTGTATGCTCTGTACAGATGGCTCATTCCTGCAGCTGTGCAGTATCATGGAGGACTGGCACTCATCTGGCATGATGTCATTGTGGAGCGGATGCTGGACACACTGACCCAGTCAACACGTCCCCAG CGGCTTCTGAATGCAGTACAGAAGAATGCCACCAGAGGGGACCCTCGCAGCGTTGTAAAAGCCATCGACCAGTTCTGCAGACAGAAGGAGTGGGCCATGAACGTGGGAGATGAGAAAG GCTGCATTCTTGACTCAGTGGTGTCCGAGGTAAATCCGGGTGCTGTGCTGGAGTTAGGAACCTACTGTGGCTATTCCACTGTGCGGATCGCCAGCCTACTTCCCCCTAATGCAAAGCTCATCACCCTTGAATTTAACCCAGACTTTGCTGCAATTGCTCGTCAAGTCATTGCTTGGGCGGGATTAGAGGAAAAG gTCCAGTTAGTTGTTGGAGCATCTGGTGACTGGATCCCAAAAATGAAGGAGCACTTTGGTTTGAACACATTTGATTTGGTTTTCCTGGATCACTGGAAGGATCGCTACCTTCCTGACACAAAACTGATGGAG GAGTGCGGTCTCCTCAGGAAAGGAAGCATCCTGCTGGCCGACAATGTCATCTGCCCGGGAGCTCCAGACTACCTGGAATATGTTCGCAGCAGTCCACAATATGAAAGCCAGTACTTCAAATCTCACCTGGAGTATACCAAAGTGGAGGATGGCTTAGAGAAGTCTGTCTTCTTAGGGTAG
- the comtb gene encoding catechol O-methyltransferase B isoform X2 — protein sequence MSGCERTPTFSTRSERRMWLTLLYSCSGGAALLYALYRWLIPAAVQYHGGLALIWHDVIVERMLDTLTQSTRPQRLLNAVQKNATRGDPRSVVKAIDQFCRQKEWAMNVGDEKGCILDSVVSEVNPGAVLELGTYCGYSTVRIASLLPPNAKLITLEFNPDFAAIARQVIAWAGLEEKVQLVVGASGDWIPKMKEHFGLNTFDLVFLDHWKDRYLPDTKLMEECGLLRKGSILLADNVICPGAPDYLEYVRSSPQYESQYFKSHLEYTKVEDGLEKSVFLG from the exons ATGTCCGGCTGTGAGAGAACTCCCACATTTTCCACCAGAAGCGAGAGGAG GATGTGGCTGACTCTTCTTTACAGTTGCAGCGGTGGAGCAGCTCTTCTGTATGCTCTGTACAGATGGCTCATTCCTGCAGCTGTGCAGTATCATGGAGGACTGGCACTCATCTGGCATGATGTCATTGTGGAGCGGATGCTGGACACACTGACCCAGTCAACACGTCCCCAG CGGCTTCTGAATGCAGTACAGAAGAATGCCACCAGAGGGGACCCTCGCAGCGTTGTAAAAGCCATCGACCAGTTCTGCAGACAGAAGGAGTGGGCCATGAACGTGGGAGATGAGAAAG GCTGCATTCTTGACTCAGTGGTGTCCGAGGTAAATCCGGGTGCTGTGCTGGAGTTAGGAACCTACTGTGGCTATTCCACTGTGCGGATCGCCAGCCTACTTCCCCCTAATGCAAAGCTCATCACCCTTGAATTTAACCCAGACTTTGCTGCAATTGCTCGTCAAGTCATTGCTTGGGCGGGATTAGAGGAAAAG gTCCAGTTAGTTGTTGGAGCATCTGGTGACTGGATCCCAAAAATGAAGGAGCACTTTGGTTTGAACACATTTGATTTGGTTTTCCTGGATCACTGGAAGGATCGCTACCTTCCTGACACAAAACTGATGGAG GAGTGCGGTCTCCTCAGGAAAGGAAGCATCCTGCTGGCCGACAATGTCATCTGCCCGGGAGCTCCAGACTACCTGGAATATGTTCGCAGCAGTCCACAATATGAAAGCCAGTACTTCAAATCTCACCTGGAGTATACCAAAGTGGAGGATGGCTTAGAGAAGTCTGTCTTCTTAGGGTAG
- the LOC132977700 gene encoding SRSF protein kinase 3-like yields the protein MSSSYAAAISALLTANSSSSVIKYSPRPSPNKSRRPKQLQPSSKPAPCSSSAQTHPQSPEPLGFYEEPQESPTDYGIGGYYQVEIGEIFVDRYQVVKKLGWGHFSTVWLCWDMVERRFVALKVVKSAQTFTETALDEIKLLKCVRDSDPEDPKRERVVHLIDDFRITGVNREHVCMVLEVLGHQLLKWIIKSNYTGLPLPCVKNILRQVLQGLDYLHTKCKIIHADIKPENILLRVDEAYIQKLASNTKLWELPTPPAFSNSSGNGHSREKQSLSNLFGKLTGVFHSLGEWSSKVSSSPMKRLTRKDRSRRGQKGASDNHRKDKLHVSFSDDCALSSSPSSKRHSKLTALTNFTFRRRTLLFEDGQDRASHDQRDSICSWPDLNTDAPVTGSRSVLLNQTTDKEPPPPSPPSACGVCDSDALLDLLKPQNADQILIKIADLGNACWVHQHFTEDIQTCQYRSVEVLIGADYSTPADIWSTACMAFELATGDYLFDPLSGATFTREEDHIAHIIELLGPLPSEFALSGRNSKRYFNRKGQLRHISKLKQWSLFEILLDKYEWQREEALQFSSFLLTMLELLPEQRATAAQCLKHPWINS from the exons ATGTCATCTTCATATGCTGCTGCCATATCAGCCCTTCTTACAGCCAACTCTTCAAGTTCCGTCATCAAATACAGCCCACGACCCTCCCCAAACAAATCAAGAAGGCCTAAACAGCTCCAGCCATCGAGCAAACCTGCCCCCTGCTCCTCATCTGCACAGACACATCCTCAGTCACCTGAGCCTCTGGGATTTTACGAGGAGCCACAGGAGAGTCCTACAGATTATGGAATAG GTGGTTACTACCAAGTAGAGATTGGAGAGATTTTTGTTGACCGTTACCAAGTGGTTAAAAAGTTGGGATGGGGCCACTTCTCGACTGTATGGCTCTGCTGGGACATGGT GGAGAGGCGTTTTGTGGCTCTGAAGGTGGTGAAGAGTGCTCAAACATTCACAGAGACGGCACTGGATGAGATCAAACTTctgaaatgt GTAAGGGACAGTGACCCCGAAGACCCAAAGCGTGAGAGAGTCGTGCACCTCATCGATGACTTCAGGATCACTGGAGTAAACAGAGAGC ACGTGTGCATGGTTCTGGAGGTGCTCGGCCACCAGCTGCTAAAGTGGATCATTAAATCCAACTACACAGGCCTCCCCCTGCCCTGTGTTAAGAACATCCTCAGACAG GTTCTGCAGGGTTTAGATTACTTGCATACAAAATGCAAGATTATTCACGCAGACATCAAGCCAGAAAACATCCTGCTGAGAGTGGACGAGGCCTACATCCAGAAGCTGGCGTCAAACACCAAGCTGTGGGAGCTGCCAACACCCCCAGCTTTTAGCAACTCGTCAG GGAATGGACACTCCAGAGAAAAACAG AGTTTGTCCAACTTGTTTGGAAAGCTGACTGGGGTTTTCCACAGTCTTGGGGAATGG TCCAGTAAGGTGTCCAGCAGCCCAATGAAGCGACTGACGCGGAAAGACAGAAGTCGACGAGGACAGAAGGGTGCTTCTGACAACCATCGAAAAGACAAACTTCATGTGTCTTTCTCTGATGACTGTGCTCTCTCCAGCTCCCCGAGCTCCAAGCGTCACTCAAAGCTCACAGCTCTCACTAACTTCACATTTAGGAGGCGCACCCTGCTGTTTGAAGATGGACAGGACCGGGCCTCACACGACCAAAGAGACTCCATCTGCTCGTGGCCAGACCTCAACACAGATGCTCCGGTCACTGGCTCCAGATCAGTGTTATTAAATCAGACTACAGACAAAGAGCCACCTCCACCTTCACCTCCCTCTGCCTGTG GTGTCTGTGACTCCGATGCACTGTTGGACCTTCTAAAGCCCCAGAATGCTGATCAAATTCTCATCAAGATTGCTGACCTGGGCAATGCCTGCTGGGTG CACcaacacttcactgaggacatcCAGACGTGTCAGTATCGCTCTGTGGAGGTTCTGATTGGTGCTGATTACAGCACACCAGCTGACATCTGGAGCACGGCCTGTATG GCTTTTGAGCTCGCCACAGGGGACTATCTGTTCGACCCTCTATCAGGAGCGACATTCACACGCGAGGAAG ATCACATTGCCCACATAATTGAGCTGTTGGGACCCCTCCCATCTGAGTTTGCCCTCTCAGGGAGGAATTCCAAAAGATACTTCAACCGTAAAG GACAACTGCGACACATCTCAAAGCTGAAGCAGTGGAGCTTGTTTGAGATTCTTCTGGATAAGTACGAGTGGCAGCGTGAGGAAGCTCTACAGTTCAGCTCGTTCCTCCTGACCATGCTGGAGCTGCTACCAGAGCAgagagccacagctgcccagtGTCTCAAACACCCCTGGATCAACTCCTAG
- the ccdc120b gene encoding coiled-coil domain-containing protein 120: protein MEVKGHLITSMGLGAPDVQGCQDSKLQAERIAALQERKQALEALLKTRVGELKHVCLQEAELTGKLPRSFPLETGENPPLVQRRAGIPPNAKAEDEAAQRKQMKAIFTGALYRHSESDRNVPNNKRTVHRGCHTEDTVMSESTSSMSDSTSHDNESSPSVAADQRSLSQPRLTVGSPDHRISRKLSPVEIYYEMRTRRNSVTSSVSPTHSLPRSASNVEGRSVPATPLLARTAPISVHVRSDTSGGNGLKQWSGSLDVPYMIPLAQEGSSSDRRSCPYSSRARRSNSSEALLDRSSLPDDPAPRNGMPPKGGPYKSSETLTDGKLRQIHLGSPERHAGSSVEQAKLRLSMGGRGAGGGYNELLMDYIWGKQQRMQVQHHLYQSTGRIWQDATSPRSSTAAVPPHANGFSHSQVHLPTAATPYSPMVLRGSQAELRRVKVTRTKSCGPFIPLQQHTQDGILLSAYESPLPASGTTTSSIPNLHPYQTDLSGPAFSRRPPQFSLPTPEDSTRSLHKALALEGLRDWYLRNALGYPPSASKGQEAGISRLSHPHPLVHQAQSVQGETANLHRSQIPQSASFHGHPMHGRSMEFSLYQETPHPQMQEVTPKEPSPDPGTLV, encoded by the exons ATGGAGGTCAAAGGACATCTGATCACATCCATGGGTCTAGGGGCTCCTG ATGTTCAAGGATGCCAGGACAGCAAGCTGCAGGCTGAGAGGATTGCAGCgctgcaggagaggaagcagGCCCTTGAGGCTCTCCTCAAAACCAGAGTGGGAGAGCTTAaacatgtctgtctgcaggaaGCA GAGCTTACTGGGAAGTTGCCACGTTCTTTCCCCCTGGAGACGGGAGAGAACCCCCCACTGGTGCAGCGCAGAGCTGGCATCCCGCCCAATGCCAAGGCAGAG GACGAGGCTGCCCAAAGGAAGCAGATGAAAGCCATATTCACGGGTGCTCTGTATAGACACTCAGAATCGGACCGAAATGTACCAAACAACAAGAGGACAGTTCACCGGGGTTGTCACACAG AGGACACTGTCATGTCAGAGAGTACAAGCTCCATGTCAGATTCCACATCCCATGACAATG AGTCGTCTCCTAGCGTTGCTGCCGACCAGCGCTCACTGTCTCAGCCTCGGCTCACTGTTGGCAGCCCTGACCACAGGATCAGCAGGAAGCTGTCTCCAGTTGAGATTTACTATGAGATGAGGACACGCCGCAACTCTGTCACAAGTTCTGTCAG ccCAACTCACTCTTTACCCAGAAGTGCATCTAATGTTGAAGGTAGAAGTGTTCCAGCCACTCCTCTTTTGGCTCGGACTGCTCCAATCAGCGTTCACGTCAG GTCGGACACGTCAGGGGGTAATGGGTTGAAGCAGTGGTCTGGTAGTCTGGATGTGCCCTACATGATTCCTCTGGCTCAGGAGGGTTCTTCCTCTGACCGCCGAAGCTGTCCATACAGCTCCCGTGCCAGGCGCAGTAACAGCTCTGAGGCCCTGCTGGATAGATCGAGCCTTCCTGACGATCCTGCTCCTAGAAACGGGATGCCCCCAAAAGGAGGACCCTACAAGAGCTCAGAGACACTGACTGATGGGAAGCTGCGACAGATCCACCTTGGAAGCCCAGAGAGACATGCGGGCAGCTCGGTGGAACAGGCCAAATTGCGTCTCTCCATGGGCGGCAGAGGGGCCGGCGGCGGCTACAATGAGCTACTGATGGACTATATTTGGGGGAAACAGCAAAGGATGCAAGTGCAGCACCACCTGTATCAGTCCACAGGCAGGATCTGGCAGGACGCGACTTCTCCTCGTTCCTCCACTGCAGCTGTCCCTCCCCATGCCAACGGCTTTTCCCATTCCCAGGTGCACCTCCCCACTGCTGCGACTCCCTACAGCCCCATGGTCCTCCGAGGGTCCCAAGCTGAGCTGCGCAGGGTCAAAGTAACCAGAACCAAATCTTGTGGGCCCTTTATTCCTTTGCAGCAACACACCCAGGATGGCATCCTGCTGTCAGCCTACGAGTCTCCCCTTCCTGCCTCTGGCACCACAACATCCTCCATTCCCAACCTCCATCCCTACCAGACGGACCTGTCTGGCCCCGCATTCAGCCGCAGACCCCCACAATTCTCTCTCCCTACCCCAGAAGACTCGACGAGAAGCTTGCATAAAGCGCTCGCTCTGGAGGGTCTGAGGGACTGGTACCTGAGAAATGCCCTTGGATATCCTCCTTCAGCCTCAAAGGGTCAGGAGGCAGGAATATCTCGTCTCTCGCACCCCCACCCACTGGTGCACCAGGCCCAGTCTGTTCAAGGGGAAACAGCCAACCTTCACAGATCCCAGATACCCCAGTCAGCCAGCTTCCATGGTCACCCAATGCATGGAAG GTCGATGGAGTTCTCTCTCTATCAGGAGACTCCCCATCCACAGATGCAAGAAGTGACCCCAAAGGAACCCAGCCCAGACCCAGGCACCCTAGTCTGA
- the comtb gene encoding catechol O-methyltransferase B isoform X3, which yields MMWLTLLYSCSGGAALLYALYRWLIPAAVQYHGGLALIWHDVIVERMLDTLTQSTRPQRLLNAVQKNATRGDPRSVVKAIDQFCRQKEWAMNVGDEKGCILDSVVSEVNPGAVLELGTYCGYSTVRIASLLPPNAKLITLEFNPDFAAIARQVIAWAGLEEKVQLVVGASGDWIPKMKEHFGLNTFDLVFLDHWKDRYLPDTKLMEECGLLRKGSILLADNVICPGAPDYLEYVRSSPQYESQYFKSHLEYTKVEDGLEKSVFLG from the exons AT GATGTGGCTGACTCTTCTTTACAGTTGCAGCGGTGGAGCAGCTCTTCTGTATGCTCTGTACAGATGGCTCATTCCTGCAGCTGTGCAGTATCATGGAGGACTGGCACTCATCTGGCATGATGTCATTGTGGAGCGGATGCTGGACACACTGACCCAGTCAACACGTCCCCAG CGGCTTCTGAATGCAGTACAGAAGAATGCCACCAGAGGGGACCCTCGCAGCGTTGTAAAAGCCATCGACCAGTTCTGCAGACAGAAGGAGTGGGCCATGAACGTGGGAGATGAGAAAG GCTGCATTCTTGACTCAGTGGTGTCCGAGGTAAATCCGGGTGCTGTGCTGGAGTTAGGAACCTACTGTGGCTATTCCACTGTGCGGATCGCCAGCCTACTTCCCCCTAATGCAAAGCTCATCACCCTTGAATTTAACCCAGACTTTGCTGCAATTGCTCGTCAAGTCATTGCTTGGGCGGGATTAGAGGAAAAG gTCCAGTTAGTTGTTGGAGCATCTGGTGACTGGATCCCAAAAATGAAGGAGCACTTTGGTTTGAACACATTTGATTTGGTTTTCCTGGATCACTGGAAGGATCGCTACCTTCCTGACACAAAACTGATGGAG GAGTGCGGTCTCCTCAGGAAAGGAAGCATCCTGCTGGCCGACAATGTCATCTGCCCGGGAGCTCCAGACTACCTGGAATATGTTCGCAGCAGTCCACAATATGAAAGCCAGTACTTCAAATCTCACCTGGAGTATACCAAAGTGGAGGATGGCTTAGAGAAGTCTGTCTTCTTAGGGTAG